The Dethiosulfovibrio peptidovorans DSM 11002 genome has a window encoding:
- a CDS encoding alanine/glycine:cation symporter family protein yields the protein MEAVMRINGIVNGFVWGPWTLTLLVGTGIYLTIILGVPQIRYFGFMFKEVIGRLGKKQEKTEGSISSFSALATALASTVGTGNIAGVATALHLGGPGALFWMLISAVFGMTTKFAEVTLAVHFREKDSTGQWRGGTMYVLEKGTGQKWLAWLFAFFASFASFGIGNAIQANSTAEGLALGFGVPHLATGIVLAILTAAVIMGGINGIARVTTYLVPFMAIFYIIGALITVGVNGADVPAAFGRAIKYAFSDPMAMPGAIAGWSIKMALTKGLARGVFSNEAGLGSAPMVHAAATVDHPVRQGVYGLFEVFTDTIVICTLTALAILTTSTLVGQPELTGAQLSLTAFQEVLGQTGVMVLSTGLALFSFSTILGWYWYGETSVTYILGDSKPVIMGFKVMWILVLLVGASGGGGKFLANIWNMSDTMNGLMAIPNLIALLWLSNEVKKLVKDFDDKRRKGILE from the coding sequence ATGGAAGCAGTAATGAGGATTAATGGAATAGTCAACGGTTTTGTGTGGGGTCCATGGACTCTCACCCTTTTGGTAGGTACCGGCATATACCTGACGATCATCCTAGGTGTGCCGCAGATTCGTTATTTCGGTTTTATGTTCAAAGAGGTTATAGGACGTCTCGGTAAGAAACAGGAAAAGACGGAGGGCTCGATCTCGTCCTTCTCGGCTCTGGCAACCGCCCTGGCTTCCACGGTCGGCACGGGCAACATAGCCGGTGTCGCCACGGCTCTTCACCTTGGAGGTCCGGGAGCTCTGTTCTGGATGCTTATCTCCGCGGTCTTCGGCATGACCACCAAGTTCGCCGAGGTCACGTTGGCGGTCCACTTCAGGGAAAAGGACAGTACCGGACAGTGGAGGGGCGGCACCATGTACGTCCTCGAGAAGGGAACGGGACAGAAATGGCTCGCCTGGCTCTTCGCCTTCTTCGCGTCCTTCGCGTCTTTCGGCATCGGTAACGCCATCCAGGCCAACTCCACCGCCGAAGGTCTCGCCCTGGGCTTCGGAGTTCCCCATCTTGCCACAGGTATAGTTCTGGCCATACTGACCGCCGCCGTCATAATGGGCGGAATCAACGGGATAGCCAGGGTCACCACCTATCTGGTTCCCTTCATGGCCATCTTCTACATCATAGGTGCTCTCATAACCGTCGGAGTCAACGGAGCCGACGTGCCCGCCGCCTTCGGCAGAGCCATCAAGTACGCCTTCTCCGACCCCATGGCCATGCCTGGAGCCATCGCCGGATGGAGCATAAAGATGGCTCTCACCAAGGGACTCGCCCGAGGGGTCTTCTCCAACGAGGCCGGTCTCGGATCGGCTCCCATGGTCCACGCCGCCGCTACGGTTGACCATCCTGTCCGCCAGGGCGTCTACGGCCTCTTCGAGGTATTCACCGACACCATAGTCATCTGCACCCTTACTGCTCTTGCCATCCTCACCACCAGCACTCTGGTCGGGCAGCCTGAGCTCACCGGAGCCCAGCTGAGTCTTACCGCTTTCCAGGAGGTTCTGGGACAGACGGGGGTCATGGTACTATCTACCGGACTTGCCCTGTTCTCCTTCTCCACTATACTGGGCTGGTACTGGTACGGCGAGACCAGCGTCACCTATATCCTAGGAGACAGCAAGCCGGTTATAATGGGCTTTAAAGTCATGTGGATTCTGGTTCTTCTGGTCGGTGCATCCGGCGGTGGCGGCAAGTTCCTGGCCAACATCTGGAATATGTCTGACACGATGAACGGCCTCATGGCCATACCCAACCTCATAGCCTTGCTCTGGCTTTCCAACGAGGTTAAGAAGCTCGTCAAGGACTTCGACGACAAGCGTCGCAAAGGAATTCTGGAGTAA
- the alr gene encoding alanine racemase, giving the protein MNYRPSRMEVSLDNLAFNYRSIKNHVGPEVQLMSVIKADAYGHGVMEVARRLSSEGCQRFAVATSDEAFALRDGGVGEALLVMGPTSYASAGELVRRNVSVALTDMDMARALSKAAESEGTPAYVHLKVDSGMGRIGFLPEEVPAILDELISLPGVVVEGLFTHFATADERRLDYTESQYRRYLDVLAMLEDKGVRIPVRHVCNSAGTLNSPEKHLDACRPGVILYGMWPSGDCIRPIELKPTFEVKTSIAMIRNLPPRSGVGYGLRYMTRGDERIAVLPIGYADGLSRAFSMRIQMLVKGTRVPQVGNICMDQTMIDVTGLDVSVGDEVVIVGSQGDETITPDELAGARHNTINYEIPIMFSKRVPRVYV; this is encoded by the coding sequence GTGAACTACAGGCCGAGCCGGATGGAGGTAAGCCTCGACAATCTGGCTTTCAACTACAGGTCGATCAAGAACCACGTCGGTCCCGAGGTGCAGCTCATGTCGGTTATAAAGGCCGACGCTTACGGTCACGGGGTGATGGAGGTCGCCAGACGTCTGTCCTCGGAGGGGTGTCAGCGGTTCGCCGTCGCGACGTCCGACGAGGCCTTCGCCTTAAGGGATGGAGGGGTGGGAGAGGCGCTTCTGGTCATGGGGCCCACGTCCTACGCTTCAGCGGGTGAGCTGGTGCGACGGAACGTATCGGTCGCTCTCACCGATATGGATATGGCCAGAGCCCTCTCCAAGGCCGCCGAGAGCGAGGGAACCCCGGCTTACGTGCACCTCAAGGTCGACTCGGGAATGGGACGAATCGGATTTCTTCCCGAGGAGGTTCCGGCTATCTTGGATGAGCTGATATCCCTTCCAGGGGTAGTGGTGGAGGGGCTCTTCACCCATTTCGCCACCGCCGACGAGAGACGACTGGACTACACCGAGTCCCAGTATCGCCGATATCTAGATGTGTTGGCCATGCTGGAGGACAAGGGAGTGAGGATACCTGTCAGACACGTCTGCAACAGTGCCGGAACGTTGAATTCTCCGGAAAAACATCTGGACGCCTGTCGTCCCGGGGTGATACTGTACGGTATGTGGCCCTCGGGGGACTGCATCAGGCCTATAGAGCTCAAGCCGACCTTCGAGGTCAAGACTAGCATAGCCATGATAAGAAATCTGCCTCCAAGAAGCGGGGTCGGATATGGACTCAGATATATGACCAGGGGAGACGAACGTATAGCCGTTTTGCCCATAGGCTACGCCGACGGCCTCTCCAGAGCCTTCTCTATGAGGATCCAGATGCTCGTGAAGGGAACCAGGGTTCCCCAGGTCGGCAACATATGCATGGATCAGACCATGATAGACGTGACCGGTCTGGACGTCTCGGTCGGAGACGAGGTGGTTATAGTTGGTTCCCAGGGAGACGAGACCATAACCCCGGACGAGCTTGCCGGAGCGAGACATAACACCATAAACTACGAAATTCCCATAATGTTCAGCAAGCGGGTCCCTCGGGTGTATGTATAG